The genomic window ATTAGAGTTCACATTCATACCAACTTCAGTAGAGGATAATTCATCGAACAAGTGTGTAGGGGTGGATTAATGAATACACAGGCTGCTAAACCACCTAGATTTTgtgtgaaattaaattctgtttCATCACTTGCACATTCAATGTAGTTCATATTCAGAGAGATAGGGTCCGATGATCCCACCAACAGTAGCCTATATAAACACCATGGCTGAAAGGGTGGACCTTGGACACGGGATATAGACTTCTGAGGTAAAACCTTTATGAACAAGAcaatcaaaaataaataaaagcaaaTGTACCATGGAACAATTTTATCTCCCTTTAGATGCTTCAGTAAACGATTTGATAGTCGGAAATATAAAAAGATGGCCTACCAAATGGGTGCTCAGGGAATAAGTTATGGCTGGAACTTTCTCACTCTGTCAGGCGTTTTAACTCGCTGTCCTGGAGGACACATTAACTTAGTACCCTTAAATAAAGTCCTTTAAATAAAGCTGAGAGTTAAATAATGAGAGCCTTGCTCCCCCGTTCCCTTCTGCTTTAAATGAACCTCtccctttttattttattaatgtCCCCTTATCGCTCATCGCGGCCGCTGACCCATTCAGCCGCTCTCCCCACCTGCTCAACCACACCGCCTGAGATGCTCCCGCAAGTGGTCGCTGGCCACAGACGTAATTGAGGGCAATTTTCAAATTAAAATTTAAAAAAGCTCGTCCATCTCGACGTGgcgggagggagtgggggacgGTGGGTGGATGTCTTGATCAGGTTCTGCGGGCAGGTACCCTGGGCTGGTGAGCTAGGATGATGAACGATGGGCATTAATCTCCATGACAGAGAGCGAGGAGTTAGCGCCGGTGATAGCGCAGCTAACGGCTTTAATTAGCATTTAATCAGACGCCCCGGGGCcgatggaggggaagaggagagatcaAACTCAAACGGCCAAGCTCTCCTCCGgaatgagagaggaaaaggagagacagtccCAATGGTAAGCTGCCATAAGCACAGCTACAGAACAGGCCTGTGATCCTCCTTGTGCTCTGAAGGTTTAGCATGCATGTTGCCACCTCAAAAGGGCCCCGACTCCGGGGTAGACATGAAGGAGAGGTAGTGAAGTTACCCAGAGGAAGGGCCCTTGGTCATGAATATTCAATATTCTTGGATACCCAAACCAACCAAGTATGCAGATATCCGTTGCAGTGTAGCATTAAGACTACTGGTGTTGTACAGTGGCCCCTTCAAACCACACTGTTGAAATCACATTTCACGCAACATCCCGCACGCACATTTGTTCCGCATGCCTACACGATGTGATGATGAAATGCGTGTGTAATATTCATCATTGTGTAGGCCGACAGCAAAGATGCAGCATGGAAAACGACATCAGATGGCCAGTGAGTGAATGTGGCAGAGAgatcgagacagagagagaaaggtctgATGGTCGATGGTGAGGAAAAGTCATTTAGTCTGAATGTGGATGTGCGTGTGATCATGATGTCATTAGAAGGATACACCATGACAGGCTGGTGGATTCGATGCTGCTGCAGGAGACCCATGGGATGTCATTACCACCTGGAACCTAGGCACaggtcacacgcgcacacacacacacacacactgcacgtgcacacacacggtcacaagGTGGAATCCATCACATAATATATGGACAGCTCTGACCAGCCCCTGACAGCGTCAAACAATATTGTCGGTAAATCGGTGTCTTTCCTCGCCAAATCCTGAGGTtccatgtgtgcatgtctgtggacAAATAGGCCTCAttaccatccacacacaaaaccatacatgacacacatccacacactaacacagacaGCATGTGCTGCTAAGTTGCTGTGTGCACGTCTGTAGCAGGCTGTGCTTCATTACTGTTCACACAGAGACAGttgctgtgtttttgtgtcaaTATTTAATGAGGGGCTGAGAGCCTAGGGACCCCACTGCTGTCAGGAGCTCCTGTAGTCTGGAGGTACCACCTGTTCAAACTCTCTCCCcaatggccacacacacacacacacaacaaactgaCAAACCACGTTCAAAGGTTTAGTAATTTTGTTGCAACATTGTCAACGTTATACGCGTGTAAACAACAACTTTTGCTAGCTTGACTGCCTTACATCGTTTCCAAAGAAAACCATGGGAATATCAATTGAAACATGACATATTACCCTCCTGCTGGCAAAAATGACAGGGGTAAAAAGCTGCCAACAGCTGAATGATTCCTCAGTTTGACTtccctgtgtcagtgtgtcagatGATCTCAAACTGCTTGACTGATTTCCTCTTCCTGATCTGTTTCTATGCCGACCAGCGTATCACATCCTGTCCATCACTACTCACACAGTGCACCCATAACAATAACGGATTGTTATAGAAGATGAAGAGAAGATGTCTGTGAGAGATagcagtcagtctgtgtgtctctctgtgtgtgtgtgtgagtgagtgcctGTAAGATGGGGAAAAAGTGTGGATTTAAAATAGTTTAACTAGAAAACATAAATTTGTTTTGCAGGACACAATTATTCAAGTAAGTGGAagtacctttaaaaaaaaactaactttaattaaaacaaaagaaaattcAATCATCGACTCATTAACAAGATTATAAAACAGTGATTTAGTTACATAAATAAATTGATATTGGTGTATCAAATCTTAATTTCATAAGCATGTATACATGGATCGttgtaataaataaaatgggaaaacaaaacaaaaaaataatttttCCTACACAAACAAATTAAACGGCTAAAGAGAAATGGAGGAAATTCTTTCAGAAGAGAACAAGAGACACAGGACAATGTAGGTCACTAAACACACGTGAGGAATTGCTGGGTAAAAGCAGGATTTACACAGCCATTCTGTTACTAATAAAGGACACTAAAGCTGGGACCAAGGTGGGTTGGCTCTCGCCTCTTGGAACGTGTTTGGTTGTTAGAACGTCTGTTTGGTTAAAGTTAAAGCGTTAGGACAAGGCAAGAGAAAAGGCTGTTTTATTCTTTAAACAACACAAGAGAAAAGCATACCAAAAAAGCATGAACAATGGAACAGAAATAAAAAGCATGTCAGAAACACACTGGTCTTTAAGACAAGCAGAGCAGGAGGAACCATCAATAGTTTCGATAGCCATGTCTTCCTAGCTAGGCTACATTATGATGAACCAGTGTTAGCTAAGCTTAGGTACCTGGCTGCCTCCTTACTGTAGGACCGACCTGCCATGATTGATACAAGAGAGACAGTTACTGTAAACCGGGTGGCCATATTAGGGTTAGGGCAGGCAAAGAGGTTAATACTGCAACACAACTGGCCCAGAGAAGACTAGCCACACCTCTGCTTCAGTCATCAGGGCATCCAACCCATAGCTAACTGCTAAGGTGATTTCAGTCCCACCGAGAACCAAACTGTACGGAACAAATCTGATTCAGTGGTATAAGCATAGACTCACCTTGTGAGCTCAACCAAACAGAGCCAGGCCAATCTCTTACTTCAGATATGTATGTTTAGttagaaagaagaaagaaatcaAATAAAGACGAAAAGGGAGCGCAAGCTACAGCGGCTTCAAGTATTTCACATTACATAGAATACTCTGTATAAATTAGTTAACATATACTTTCAGATCCTCCATATCCAGACATTTCACTAttgtatatatacacagtacAATAAACGCTCGCTAATGTCGCTCCCCGTTGGTTGATCCTGCGGTCGTTCCTTTGTCCTTTTCCTGTTCTAGAAATCCCTGAGAACATTCTGTTGACAGTTGCTGAAGGTTCCCCACAGAATATCAGAGCTGACCGGGTTCTCGTTCTGTGGTTTTTATGTAGGGTTGTAATATGATACTGGCCCCATTTTACACTCATCAGCACTAGGAAGTAGACGCCAGTGTTACTGCCTCGCCCCAGGTAGTAGTGACAAACACCCTGGCTTTGTCTTCTGATTTGTCTGCTCTTTCTTACCATCAAGGTTCGAAACGACCTATGATtctagggaagggggggggctttAAATGTCATAGTTAAACATTCTTAAGACAATTTTGCTAtcttatctgtatattttccaCTTTTATCTGTATGTTTTTCACTTTTAATGTAATGAAATCTTATGTTTGAAATTAAAACAGTTTAAACAATAATATACGAATATCATACTTGACATGTCCCAGCCCTGCTCATTTCAAACCTGCCTACCATGATCAGTCAGCTGCAAAGTTGCAAAGTTGTGACTAGCACAGCTGACTGATGGGGATAAGATGCTGTCTGGGGTTGTCTTTACGTTCTAGGAACTACATAAGGAATTCAGTCATAAGCTTGGCTTGTCTCAGTGTCTGTTTTGGCTTGCATCTGGCCCTACTGCATTAGTGGCAAAGGTAATACTAGTAATACTCATGTCCTTGTCTGTTAACCGTTTGTCATTGCCGTAGGACCAGCATACTGTCCATCTTTTAAACCACTTAATACTGTATTTACAGTGGGGCCTAACTAACAGGAGGAGTGAGATACTAGCATCATTCGGGATGTAGTTAATGCCTATGACCCAGTGAGAACTGGCTGTCTGAGTGCTGCTGAGTCAACAGAAATGCTGCTGGGGGCTTCTTCCTGGTGGGCGGAGCTGAGCGCTGCAGTGCTTACCAGTGCCCCCTAGAGGGCAGGAAGGgaggtgctctgtgtgggtaaAAGCCATAGTTTCTCTCTTTGAGGGAGCCTACTGATGCaaggtttttttgtttgtttttttgttttacacAAGCGCTATCATACGAGGGCTTCAGCTACTGGACAACACAATCTCAGTATAAACCAACATAAAAaattttttaaaaaaaaaatgatgctGATTATAAAAAAACTTTTACTTGTCCTCGTTTTCCCCTCTTACACATgtgaagaagtaggcctacacacaaCATTCACAAAATGACAAACAAATCCTCTCTTCAGAAAATAAAAGACTTCTGTACACATAGtagtagtaataataataataataatagtaataatgtgtacaacaataacaacagcaaGAATACCATGTGTGGCTCTGTCAAGTTTTTTTCCCTCCTCGACTTCTTTCGTTTTCTCTCTCAAGTTAATGGTCCATTAGGAGTCCAAAAGGAGTGGAAAAAGGCAGACTAGAGTTAATAGAAAAGTTCTAGAAGGGCACAGTTCCCCTCGTCCAGCCCCAGTCAGCCAAACCTCTCCCTCACCAGCATCATCAGTTTCTTCTTGCCCTTGTAGATCTGTTTGAGGTTGTCTATGAACTGGGTGAACTGGATGTGTCCGTCGTGCGCCATTAGGAAAGTCTCCCGGGCCTTCCCCAAGAACTCGATGAACTCACTGTAGTGGCGCGGGCTGATGTGCGTGAGGCGCGAGTGCGTCGTGTTGATGTACGCCCCGATGGTGGCGTCCAGGAGCTGTCGCAGCGGCGCCTTGTCCAGCGACATCAGCTTCCCAGAGTTCCTGCGGCTGTGCAGCGCCGACACGATCCCCGGCGTGGTCAGCGTGCACCGCCGCAAAATATCCGACAGCACCGTGGCGCACTTCACGCTCTTCACCACCAGGGGGATGACGGCGGCGAGCTCGTTCTTGCCCAGCGAGTGGCTGAGGGCGCAGGCCCAGAGGACGTCGTTGATGGCCGGGTGCGTGTCCTGGTTGTAACTCAGGTTGAGGTGGGCCATGGCCAGGGTGGCCAGCTTGTACGCTCTCATGGGGTAGCCCCGGTGCTCCATGTAGCGGGCGATGGTGAACAGCTGGGTGTAGCTCATCCCCGTGGACGCCGCGTCCAGCACGATCTGGTAGGCCGTCTCGAAGGCGATGTGGTCCTTCTCGCAGAGGGTGAGGGCGGACAGGGCACAGTTCTGGGGGTCCTTCATGGCGCACTGCAGGGCCAGGGTGCGGGCAGAGGAGGCCAGGTTCTCCTGCTGGTGGCAGTCCAGATGCAGGCGGACGATGGTGCTGTTGGACATGACGGTGGTGGCCACGATGCTGGTGGCCTCGGTGGGGGTGAAGAGGGTGAACCAGCTCTGCATGATGCTGTCCAGCGCATacacacctgggacacacacacacacacacacagggttaaggAAGAACCGAATAACAAGCAGAAGCAAAAACAACGACAGATATTAGATTTGCAAttgcatttttgttttgtttttatatttaaacgATAACCTTACCAGGATATTTGTGTGTACTTACCCACTTCTGTGGCACAGGTTACTAACCAGCGcaccatctctcttctcctccagttcAACGTGGACAGGGTTATCCTCATCACCTGGCAGacgcgaggaagaggaggaggatggatgtAGACAAAGATGGACAGGCgggaaagaaaaataatttgaaGAGATGAGGCAGACAGTTCACATAGGATTTGGATTTGTTTATGTTGAAATGTTCATTTAGAAACATGTAGGACTTTAGAGTACGACTTTTTTGACTACTAGGGAAGTATCAGTAGGAGCACAATGAAGAATTTCAATATACCTGTACTGTTTACAAATTACAAATAAACTTAAGAGAATAACCAGATACATCAGCATTCTTAACCATGATACTTGATTTCACAGTACCAATGATTTTGTTTGTAGTTCTTGAAATTGTGATGGCTTATTTACAGTACGCATACACATTGTGTCTAAAtgcatccctgtgtgtgtgttacctgtgtttgtgtgtgtgtgtgtgtgttacctgcagacCCAGCTCCAGGGAGACTTTGAGGAGTGTGATGTCAGGCAGGCTGTCCATGAGCGTGGCGATCTTGAAGGCGTCCTGAGCCAGCTTGAAGATGTGAGATGACGAGTGGATGTTCTTCTGGATGGACTCCAGCACAGTCTCCAGCTTACGACTGTCACCTGGGCCAGACGGGGGGACAACGAGACACATGCAGAAGCTCAACACCCTATTCCCACAGAAACGTGACAACGAAAATAAAAAGGTGAAAAAAAGAATGGTTTTGTGAAAAGTGCCCCTACTGGGTGTTCAGACGTGGTTTCACATGGGTGGGTGAGTGCATATGTTTGAGAAGGTGAGGATGCCTGTGCGGGAAAACGTGTGAATttgagtggctgtgtgtgtgtgtgtatatgtgtgtgtgtgtacctttggcTGCGGTGAGCATGGTAGAGGCCAGCTCACACTGTTGGGACTCAATGTGGCTGAGGGTGAACCAACGAGGGTAGCGGTTCGGTACCACGGAAACAATGTGATGCGGCCGCGACAGGTCACCCGATGATGCTGTCGACTCTAACACGGGTAACCtggaaagacaaacacacaaactagcATCATGTCACACACACGTAGATGCCCACTCAGCTAGAAACACCAAACAACAGTCACACTCAGAAAGAATgactctttctgcctctctctacatGTAAAAGCATTCTGGCCATCAGAATCTTGCGCGTGAAAGACCCAGACAAAAATACTTCATTATTTCTGCTCCGATAGCAAGCCTGGGATTCATAAGGGGACTGATGTTTGTATATTTCTACCATTTACTTTCCAAACCTAGTTCTTAATCACCATGCTGAAGTCACCCCAGCATAATTAGCAGTTCTTGCACTTTAATGGGTATTAACGAAGTCATGTTCCAGAACAGCTGCCAATGTATACAGGAGTCCTGTATATACAGTGTATACAGGAGTCCtgtatacactctctctctctctctgtctctctgtctctctgtctctctctcattatagACAACAGACTAGATCCTATCACCATGGCGGACAGCTCATCTCAGattccagccctctcctctcctgccccattTCAAAGGTCTCCAAGCCTTCTGTAGACAGGCAAACCTGGGCGCTTCTCAACCAATCACAAAGCTAATTGAGTCTACAGGGAAATTAGGAAATTCACCTTGCACTCCTCCGAGGTTGGACACACATCAAACACGTACGGTACCGTGCGCATGCGCACTTCTTATTTTTTTTCCTCGCAGATTTACACATAACATCTGACATTACATCAAAGCAAAGCTAGAGAGGTCATGCTAAATGCCTGTTTCATTTTCAGAGCAGAGCACGTAAGATACTGTTGCCACCTAAGCACCATCAACATTTCAGTCTGAAGCATGTTAGaccaagagagggaggaacaggtaTAAACAGACTCTCGAAAATAAAGGTGACAAAATTCAAGGCGAGCGATGTGCCGAGTGTGAACACCGAGGCTTAGTGTGAAACGGAGATGTTTCAATGCCATAGCAACGAGGGGTTCATTCCAAGCACATCTAAAGAGCTGCTAAAAGCTCCGGAACACTGGGGGATTCTAGAAGATTCCTGGGGTGTAgcaaagcaaaaaaaaatggcCCTAGCTAAAGATGGAGGCCTCATCAACATTCCTGCCTTTGTTTGCCTTTCACAGGCTAGCTACTGGACAGGATCGTCTAGAAATGTAAGAAAACCGACAAGTAACTTATTCAGAATGTTTCATGAGGGAAAATAATACCGGGTCATTATTTTGAGCAAAAAGGTTAGCAAAAGATGCACCCCTTCCTAATAACAACCATGTAAAATCTTCAAAACGACCTCAGCTGTAAACATTATGACCCCCCCATCAAGATTACACTGTAAACCCTCACATTTATGTTACTGCCTGTGCTCAAAAAACAACAGTAAAAGTCAAGGCTCGTTTCTTCACAGCCATGAGTAGCCTGAACGTGACTCCATTAAAGGCAGAGTAAGGGAGGAGGCGAGTGGAGGGGGGGTCAACCAGCTCCCCTGGCGTCCTTGCAGAGCATCAGGACAGAGCGGGGACCCTCACACACTTCTCATGCTGGAGGCGTTAAAGGGTAACAGCGGCCGGCTAGCAACCACCGGGCGCTCAAATCCATTCATTCAAACACACGTatgcaggaaaacacacacgcgtgcacacgggTATTGCAAACGCACACACGATCCCACAGATATGTCGATTCTTTCAGAAGGTGTCTCTTACAAACCAaggtcctccaccctctcctccaggtttCTGGTGAACGTCAGCCTGACTAGTGAACTCTCTACCTCCAACCTCTTCCCCTTCAGAGTGTAAACACTGCTCgcttccctccatccatccacacatcCGCTCGGAAAACGTCTCTCTGCCTATTGTAGCTCAAGCCCATCCATCCTGGTTCTCCACAGAGGAAGGAACTGACAGCTTGGCCTGACAGGAAGTCTAACAACCCTTCACATACATAGGGTCCAATAGTCTACAGGCTGTAGATCCAACAGTGAGTAGCCAACGCTGCTTTACCGGAAAGATCCGGCACCGTGTTTCTCTAGGGCCCTGTGTGAGAGGGACATCTGTGGGGAACACGAGCaatgtggtgtgggtgtggtgctgCTAAATGGCCTCCTTTTCAGTTCCCTCGCTCGGTAGCTAACACGGTTGTGTCCAACTCCACATGCATATACAATGGAATAGTTGACCCGCAGACGCTAGAAATACCTCCTCGTTGCCTTCACCAAGACCCAACAGCTCTGTTGGAGTCTCTCAGAGGTTACAGCTCAAATAGGCCTCAAAATATATATCAACGCTTCACGGCCGCGTTGAGCTGCGATTGTACCGTAGACATAGGCGAGGACTACATAGAAACGTACTGAGCAGCATTGCATTAGCATGCGCCACCGACCGCCACTGCACTAGTACATTACAATGCAGAAAGCAGCACTGTGTTGGGGTTAGCGTGGGATAAACAGCGCCAGGAGACAGGGTCTTCCCCTCCTTCACGTAGTAATGAACCTGCCCAGAAGAAACCCAACGCCACACTACCCAACACAACACAAAGTCCCCTCTGCACCTGCAAAACCTGCCTCTCACCCAACCTGGAGTCCCATATCCAAATGGTGTATAGTgcgttgtttgtgtgttttccggGTGTTTTAAGAGACTCTCCGTATCAATGATGCCGTAATGGGAGCCATTAAATGCGGGTCCTTctcgcctctctctgtgtttaacTGGCCAGAGTCCCCTGGGAGCAGAGAGGTATACGCTATCATATTACAGTACGCTACATTACACACATTCATTACCTGCTGAGTAGACACCCCTGCTCCCAGGAGCTGCTATAAGTGGCCACATTATTCTAAATCGCCCGTTTCACACGCCAGGGGtgatgctggggctggggcgtgtgtgagactgtgcaagtgtgtatgtgtgtatgagagtgtgtgtgtgtgtgcgattaaGAAAGATCAGGTTGGACAATGCAGAGAACAGAGGCACAGGGCTGTATACAGCTTGGGTGAACACACAAACCACTAGAACATACAAACTCATGAATCGGGCTGTACATTTTAGGGGCCTTGTCTGACATCCGTTGTACTGGGAATATGGCAAAGACCAAGATACTTCCCTTCACTGCTGAGCTAGTTGACAGGTAAACTGGTTTACACTGCATTAGGAATATACAAATGTGACTTGATTGTTAGTGTTTTCCCTGCCTTTTGCTACAACTGAACATCTCCGAGCTCAACATTTCCATGCTGAACACCCACAAGCGCTCCTTCCCTCATTCTCACCGAGCACCAGCGGTGTTCTGGGCCCGAGCCACGGAGAGCTAAATGACAGCGAAGGTGTTCCTTTGTTCTCCATCCCCATGCTGGGCTAGCTCGCGTGTCCCCATTGGCCACACACGCGCGAGGCTGCACATCATAGCCACTAATTACTGCCTAATTAATCAAATTAATATTCACTGATCCggctccctgcacacacaacaTCAAAACAGAGTGGCTTcatctgcagaacacacacacgagcgcagACGCGTGCAGTACACGCTACACACAGGCGTCGACGTATACTTTGCCCACGCCACACTCGCCTgtccacacccacaaacacacgcacgcgcacacgttGGGATGACGACGTAGAGGGACTCACCGCATGGCTCTCAGTGCAATCTTGTACGCCAGTTCAGCATcgtgaggtaggagagaggtgaaAAGATAACGAGCAAAGGTGTGCATGGGAACACTCTCTCTGTGAACAATCTCCCCCAGGCCACTGTAAGGCCCACCTGCAAaccagacggagagagagcagggacacAAGGTTTATGGACACACTCACCTAGGCACACAAATGACCAAGCGAGTCCACCTGAAAACCCCTTtgtggacagggagaggggaatcgttttttttttttttcaggtgGATTAAtacctttcttttctttgtttttggaAGCATCTTCGGTGTGATTTTATTTCTGATTTATAATCATCTGTTTCAAtcctgcagagagagggcagggctaGACGCTACCGTCCTCGTTTTCTTTCCtgacgggtggggggggggggggaaggccaCGAGGCAGGAGACTAACTGTGACGTTGTGAACACCATATGGCCATATGTGCAGAAGCCTTCCCTCTTataccacccctccctccatccctcccttcccctcagaGAGGGTTATTTCAGACACAACAGGCCACAGACCACATCACACATGGGGTCCACTCAAGCCTCCAGAAGCCTCAGGCCCAGAATCCTCGGGACTCTGTTACGAGGCAGCCCCAGAAGTGGGTGGTCGTCCTGGGCAAAGGCAGGGCCTGTGACTGGGGTTAGGGTGGGACGAGAGGTTTTGAGGGCTGAGTCTACAGGATACGCCACCTCACCCATTTCCAAACCCCAGGCGTCACATTCTGTTCCAGCACAAGACCTCGATACAGGGTGtgcttgagagtgtgtgtttgtggttgctTACACAATACACCCGATGGTACTCTGCAAGGCTTATTTCTGTCTGGTTTCGAGGCGGCTGTAGTTATATTTACACCACAAAATAgaaagataataaatattgagacagactaaaatgtgttttttcctGTTCTTTGTTTAAGTATGTAAGCCAACTAGGGATAGGGAGACAAGAATAGAGAGTTGGGTAAAAAGCTTTGAAATCTATcccaccggtgtgtgtgtgtgtgcctgatgtAGCGCGCGTTCCTCACCCTCTAACAGGAAGACAGCTTGTTTGCGGAAGATCTTGACCAGGGTGTCGTCTAGCTCCACTTCCTGCAGCTTGGCCAATAGCTGCTCTTCGTTGCGACACACCTTCTCCTGGGCGTACAACCCATCTGGCATCACCCTCTGCTGGCCTAGACCAATCAGGGCCGTTTCCACAGCCAACGCCACGTACGATTCGCCGTCGCCTAGCAACCGCTGCACTGGCAACCGCTGCAGCTCTGCCCGACTCACTACGCTAGAGCAGTCTGAGGGaacgagaaacacacacaaacaggaggaggagaaagaaaacaaatgaGAAGAGGAGAACACAGCAAAGAGTCGAACAATTCTACTAAACCCAACAAAGGTTCCAGCAAGGTTGATGGATCCATGTGACAAAACCGAGCTTTGAGGAAGACCCTAACATTCGATAACCTTTAAAGACCATGGAAAAGTCGAAGACAAAAAGGGACCGTGTGAGATAGTGTGCATGGAAGCGTGTGTGCGCGAGCGTGTGTGGGCTTCCAGCACGGTGACCAAGCATGGGCAGTCTCTCCCAGGCCCCGTACCTGAGAGGTCCAGACAGgtgttccccccctcctccgacCCCCGGCCCGTCTCTGTCAGGGTGCTGAACAGGGTCCCGATGGGATCCAAGGGATGTCCTACCCAGCCCTCCATGTTGGTGATGGACGTGACGCCTTTATGAAGCAGCTCTGCGACAGAGATACCACATgttaaccacacacaaacacacacgaatgGCCAGACAGATGTGTATGACC from Osmerus eperlanus chromosome 28, fOsmEpe2.1, whole genome shotgun sequence includes these protein-coding regions:
- the LOC134015179 gene encoding zinc finger SWIM domain-containing protein 6-like, coding for MAERVQQPPAKRLCCRPGYNPACRQGQRAGGVLCGGPGSAPGGSGKTHNPESLLDIAARRVAEKWPFQRVEERFERIPEPVQRRIVYWSFPRSEKEICMYSSFNAGGEESGTSGDNNDETQLPFLRGVTLLEGGWVDNVLQVGFHLSGTVTDPATPAQPEQVCSVSVSFDRCKITAVTCTCGNKDIFYCAHVVALSLYRVRKPEQVKLHLPISETLFQMSRDQLQKFVQYLISVHHTEVLPTAQKLADEILSQNSEINQVHGAPDPTAGASVDDENCWHLDEEQVQEQVKLFLSQGGYHGSGKQLNLLFSKVREMLKMRDSNGARMLTLITEQFMADPRLALWRQQGTTMTDKYRQLWDELGALWMCIVLNPHCKAEQKCWWLRQLQRWNSVDVCPWEDGNHGNELPNLTHSLPQGAHGNQESRPHRTVFTRAIEACDLHWQDRHLQHIIASDLYANYCYHDNQDGSLFDARGWPMWHEHVPTACARVDALRSHGYPREALRLAIAVVNTLKRQQQRQLEHFRRHKKELLHKGVTSITNMEGWVGHPLDPIGTLFSTLTETGRGSEEGGNTCLDLSDCSSVVSRAELQRLPVQRLLGDGESYVALAVETALIGLGQQRVMPDGLYAQEKVCRNEEQLLAKLQEVELDDTLVKIFRKQAVFLLEGGPYSGLGEIVHRESVPMHTFARYLFTSLLPHDAELAYKIALRAMRLPVLESTASSGDLSRPHHIVSVVPNRYPRWFTLSHIESQQCELASTMLTAAKGDSRKLETVLESIQKNIHSSSHIFKLAQDAFKIATLMDSLPDITLLKVSLELGLQVMRITLSTLNWRRREMVRWLVTCATEVGVYALDSIMQSWFTLFTPTEATSIVATTVMSNSTIVRLHLDCHQQENLASSARTLALQCAMKDPQNCALSALTLCEKDHIAFETAYQIVLDAASTGMSYTQLFTIARYMEHRGYPMRAYKLATLAMAHLNLSYNQDTHPAINDVLWACALSHSLGKNELAAVIPLVVKSVKCATVLSDILRRCTLTTPGIVSALHSRRNSGKLMSLDKAPLRQLLDATIGAYINTTHSRLTHISPRHYSEFIEFLGKARETFLMAHDGHIQFTQFIDNLKQIYKGKKKLMMLVRERFG